The DNA segment CGAACGCGGCGGGGTGGCCTCGCTGATCGCGGGCATGGCGCGGCGGGGGCTTTGGCTACCTGTCATCGCCACGTCGGAGACACCCGAGGCGTGCGCGGTCGTCGCCGCGGTTCGCAAAGGGGCACTCGATTATCTCGAACTGCCGCTCGATCCCGCACGGCTCGCGCGCACGCTTGCCGCAGTCGAGAAGGAAGCAGCCGAGCTCAGCGCGGCGCAGCACCGCGCGATGGAAGCGCGGATGCGGCTCGCGCAGCTCACCCCACGCGAACGCGAAGTGCTGGAGTTGCTCGCGAGCGGCGCCAGCAACAAGATGATCGCGCGCGATCTCGAGATCAGCCCGCGCACTGTCGAAATCCATCGCGCAAACATGATGACCAAGCTCGATGCGCGGCATTCCGCCGACGCGGTGCGGCTGCACCTGGAGGCCAGCTTTGCGACTAGCGGTGGGACGCGGCTCTCTGGGGTAGGCGGCTAGCGGCAGAAGCTGCCGTTGCCGAGCTCGACGTGAAAGTGATCGGCGTGGGCGGCATTGTAGGCGGGGCCGAGCACCGTGCCGAAGCGCTTGCAGGCGCTGGCGTGCACGGTGCCCAGGAAAGCGCGTTCCTGATCCGATGCGCCGTTCCAGCCTGCCTTGACGCTGATGCGCCGCCCATCTTCCAGCACGAAGCCGCCGATATCGATCGCCTCCGCGCGCGCATGGGCCGACATCCGCCCGCGCCCCGCCACTGGGCGGCAAGCGTAGCTGCCCATCGTCTCGATCCGCGCCAGTCCGCTGCCCAGCATCTGGCGGGCCGCGCGGTCGACGCCAAACCGGGCCCAGCCTGCGAAGGCCTGCGCCAAAGGGCAGGCGACGGGACCGAGGCCGCTGAGCTGAAAAGTGCCGCGGTCCCCCGCCAGCCCGTCAATCCGGACCGCGCCCATCGCCTGGCACCCGGGCGCGTAGATGCGGTCGGGCAAGGCGACAAAGCGAGCCCCCGAACTATCGAGCGCGGCAAGGCAGCGTGCGGTATCGGCGCCGGGCGCGGGCCGCTGCGCCGGTGGTCGCTGCGGCGTACGCTGCGGCAGCAGGCTGCACCCGGCGAGCGCGAGCAGGAGACCCGCCGCGGCGAGGGCGCGGGTCATCACCTGGCCGGCGTGGCAGCGGGCTGCGTCATGCGGCTGACCACGATGATCGCCACCCAGGCAGCGGCGAAGGCCGGGACGATCTCGTAAAGCCCCTCCGCCATCCCCGGCAGCGCCTGGTCCCAGCCAAGCGCGATCCAGCCCGCCGCCACCGCCGCCCCCGTCACCAGCCCCGCGACGGCGCCGGCGCCGGTCATTCGGTCCCAGGTGAGCGCCAGGATCATCAGCGGGCCGAAGGCCGCGCCAAAGCCCGCCCAGGCATGCGCGACCAGCCCCAGCACTTCGCTCGACGGATCGGCGGCGATGAAGATCGCGGCACCGCTGATCAGGACCAGGAACACGCGGCTCGCGTTCACAGCCTCGCGCTCGCCAGCCTGCTTGCGCAGGAACAGGCGATAGAAATCCTCGGTCAGTGAAGATGAGGTGACAAGCAATTGCGAACTCACCGTCGACATGATCGCCGCCAGCAGCGCGGCGAAAAGGAAGCCGGTGACGATCGGATGGAACAGCAGATCTGACAGGACAATGAAGATCGTCTCCGGGTCCGTGACCGCGATCCCGTTCGCCTGAGCATAGGCGCGGCCGGCCAGGCCGACGCCGATCGCGCCCAAGAGGCAGACGATCATCCAGCTCATCCCGATGCGGCGCGCGGCAGGCATGTCCTCGACACGCCTGATCGCCATAAAGCGCACGATGATATGCGGTTGCCCGAAATAGCCGAGCCCCCAGGTGACCGCGCTTATGACGCCGAGCAGCGACAGCCCCTGCGTCAAGCTGAGGAAGCCCGGCACCTCGACGCGCGTCGCCCGCACCGCTTCGCCCCCGGGCCCCAGCAGGATGACCAGCGGCATGGCGACGAGCGCCACGAACATGATCGTCCCCTGCACCACATCGGTCAGGCTGACGGCGAGAAAGCCGCCAAGCGCGACATAGATCAGGACAACCGCCGCCGTGACGATCACGCCGAGCATATAAGGCGAAAGGCCTGTGCCCGTGGGCAGCAGCGGCGCCAGCGCGGATTCGAACAGCTTGCCCCCGCCGACAAGCCCGCTTGCGGTGTAGACGGCGAAGAACACCACAATGACGATGGCGCTCACGACGCGCAGCGCCAGCGCCTTGTCGGGGAAGCGGTTGGCGAGAAATTCAGGGATGGTCAGCGCATTGCCGCGCGCCTCGCTCTGCGCGCGCAGGCGGGGCGCGACCACCAGCCAGTTCGCCCAGGCCCCCAGCACCAGCCCTATCGCGATCCATGCGGCAGAAAGCCCGGTCAGATAAAGCGCGCCCGGGAGCCCCAGCAGCAGCCAGCCCGACATGTCGGACGCCCCCGCCGACAGCGCCGTCACCGAAGGCGACAGGTCGCGCCCTGCGAGCAGGAAGCCTTCGGAGGTGCCGGCGGTCTTGCGCCATGCATAGATGCCGATGGCCAGCATCGCCGCGAAATAGAGGGAGAGCGAGACGATCGTGCCTTTGTCCATGGCGCCAAGGCTTATCACTCCGCCGGCCCCGCGGCCAAGGGAAGCGAAGCCCGCTCTCGACAGGCGCGGGCACCCGATTGTGGCGTCGCGGCAACGTCTGGGCTCTTTCCGCCGGATCTGCGGAACGCGAGGCGACAGGCTCCGTTTGCCGCGGACACTCTCCACAAAAGGCAAGTCCCTCCCATGAAGAACCTGTTCCTCACTGCCGCTTCCGGCGCCGCTCTCTTCGCCGTTCCCGCCACCGCGCAGGACGAGAGCGCGCGTAGCGAATTCTTCAACGGCTTTTATGTCGGCGGGACCGTCGGCATCGACACCACCGCGAATTCGGA comes from the Qipengyuania sediminis genome and includes:
- a CDS encoding response regulator transcription factor, whose translation is MLHGTTIHIVATTSAARAEQARLCFDLGYHAEIYSNAEELLAHPPQRGIALVEDLPERGGVASLIAGMARRGLWLPVIATSETPEACAVVAAVRKGALDYLELPLDPARLARTLAAVEKEAAELSAAQHRAMEARMRLAQLTPREREVLELLASGASNKMIARDLEISPRTVEIHRANMMTKLDARHSADAVRLHLEASFATSGGTRLSGVGG
- a CDS encoding extensin family protein; translation: MTRALAAAGLLLALAGCSLLPQRTPQRPPAQRPAPGADTARCLAALDSSGARFVALPDRIYAPGCQAMGAVRIDGLAGDRGTFQLSGLGPVACPLAQAFAGWARFGVDRAARQMLGSGLARIETMGSYACRPVAGRGRMSAHARAEAIDIGGFVLEDGRRISVKAGWNGASDQERAFLGTVHASACKRFGTVLGPAYNAAHADHFHVELGNGSFCR
- the putP gene encoding sodium/proline symporter PutP; this translates as MDKGTIVSLSLYFAAMLAIGIYAWRKTAGTSEGFLLAGRDLSPSVTALSAGASDMSGWLLLGLPGALYLTGLSAAWIAIGLVLGAWANWLVVAPRLRAQSEARGNALTIPEFLANRFPDKALALRVVSAIVIVVFFAVYTASGLVGGGKLFESALAPLLPTGTGLSPYMLGVIVTAAVVLIYVALGGFLAVSLTDVVQGTIMFVALVAMPLVILLGPGGEAVRATRVEVPGFLSLTQGLSLLGVISAVTWGLGYFGQPHIIVRFMAIRRVEDMPAARRIGMSWMIVCLLGAIGVGLAGRAYAQANGIAVTDPETIFIVLSDLLFHPIVTGFLFAALLAAIMSTVSSQLLVTSSSLTEDFYRLFLRKQAGEREAVNASRVFLVLISGAAIFIAADPSSEVLGLVAHAWAGFGAAFGPLMILALTWDRMTGAGAVAGLVTGAAVAAGWIALGWDQALPGMAEGLYEIVPAFAAAWVAIIVVSRMTQPAATPAR